The genomic DNA CGTGCTCCTCGTGATGTTCACCATGTTTGTGCTTCTTCTTATACTTCTTCTCATCCTCATCTTTATGTCCCTTTTGATAGTGTTCTTTGTGCTTCTTGTGCTCCTTCTTTTTACCGGCTTCATAGTGTTCACCCTTCTTGTGACCACCCTCCTCCTCTAAATCATGCTTGTGATCCTTACCGTGTTTCTTATGATGTCCCGCTTTATGTTCATCATCGTAgaatttcttttctttcttaTACTCGTCTTTATTGAATTTCTTATGGTATTCCAGTTCTTTGTGACCCTTCTTGTGTTTTTTCTTATGGTGATGCTTACCGCCCTTCTTATGCGCCCCATGTTCCTTCTTTTCGCCATATTCCTCTTCCTCATCATAGTATTTCTTCTTTTTCCCTCCCTTATTCCCATACTCGTGCTCATGGTCCTCTTCCTCGTGGTGTTTCTTCTCATCCTCTTCCCATTCCTTATGCTCCTTATGACCTTTGTCTCCTTTATGCTTCTTCTCCTTGTGTTCCTCCTTATGATACTTTTCGCCctcttcttcttcctcttcgGAAGACTCCTCCTTCTCCTCCTTCTTCTTCGCTGTCACATAAGTGACCAAGAGTGCGAGCAGCAGAAACACTTTCAGGTGACGACGCATTCTCAGCCGCGTACGAATTGCCAATCTGACAATATTTTACAGCAGTTTTATAGGAAAATCCACCATTCAACAAAGAAGTGAAACAAGTTAGATAATAGGTGAATGGATTGCGTTTAATACACTTTGAGAAATTGGGTTATTTCAAGAGAtttaacacaaacaaacatataaccGTTATTCTCTCGGCTTGCATTGAAATTTTTCCGGTG from Bactrocera oleae isolate idBacOlea1 chromosome 3, idBacOlea1, whole genome shotgun sequence includes the following:
- the LOC106620636 gene encoding glutamic acid-rich protein — translated: MRRHLKVFLLLALLVTYVTAKKKEEKEESSEEEEEEGEKYHKEEHKEKKHKGDKGHKEHKEWEEDEKKHHEEEDHEHEYGNKGGKKKKYYDEEEEYGEKKEHGAHKKGGKHHHKKKHKKGHKELEYHKKFNKDEYKKEKKFYDDEHKAGHHKKHGKDHKHDLEEEGGHKKGEHYEAGKKKEHKKHKEHYQKGHKDEDEKKYKKKHKHGEHHEEHEEYGKKGEKKAKHKEGHKKESKKEKEKKSKKEEESKH